A region of Pyxidicoccus parkwaysis DNA encodes the following proteins:
- a CDS encoding LVIVD repeat-containing protein, protein MLALTGCGSDSKDEETPKPWDGSHTALEEYGDWVDTGPYASCSVNWGAADPCAASVEAFDLSGCNRSTLGGLDREGIYRLKIRYPLLGDTLNVLGYYGIGSSIRFGEEGAPVSLLGYAVSDWQMDSQTLLIQGKRPWSSAPSLFNTYTAVGCEAPTPWVLTGCYAYCSNGHLLYESTFRAERMTWGREERESSGGLRPVSESPVDLGVPVDVYVAKDHAYVVSINGSEVPGGLTVFDVSDRAHPVFKTSISMPGDSYWNGVWSKGDALYIASGASGVIVFDISNPGAPTYVRNVPGGSAIDVHTVLVDGDRLYAMSPSPNAETLIFDVSTPLEPRLLGRHVLGVPGYPHDAFAHGNRLYISHGTGGYQVVDVSDPANVKLLGGYAFDGMFAHHNAVGTFAGQTIAFEGGERLGAHVRVLQVDDPAHIVKIGEFKLRDVTSVHNLILKDQRLYVAWYQEGVRVLDVSNPTQPRQVAHFNTFRDTDPRSGSGMYEGVLGIRVPGDGYVYVVDDVRGLFIFPEL, encoded by the coding sequence TTGCTGGCACTGACTGGCTGTGGCTCTGACTCGAAGGACGAGGAGACGCCGAAGCCGTGGGATGGGAGCCATACAGCGCTGGAGGAGTACGGGGACTGGGTGGACACCGGCCCCTACGCGAGCTGCTCCGTGAACTGGGGAGCGGCGGACCCGTGTGCCGCTTCCGTGGAGGCCTTCGACCTGAGCGGGTGCAATCGCTCGACGCTCGGTGGGCTGGACCGCGAGGGCATCTACCGCCTCAAGATTCGCTACCCGCTCCTGGGCGACACCTTGAACGTCCTCGGGTACTACGGCATCGGCTCGAGCATCCGCTTCGGTGAGGAGGGAGCCCCGGTGAGCCTCCTGGGGTACGCCGTCTCTGACTGGCAGATGGATTCCCAGACACTCCTCATCCAGGGAAAGCGGCCCTGGTCCAGCGCCCCGTCGCTTTTCAATACCTATACCGCCGTTGGCTGCGAGGCCCCCACGCCCTGGGTGCTCACGGGCTGCTACGCCTACTGCTCCAATGGCCACCTGCTTTACGAGTCCACCTTCCGTGCGGAGCGCATGACGTGGGGTCGCGAGGAGCGTGAGTCCTCCGGTGGCCTCCGTCCCGTCTCCGAGTCCCCCGTGGACCTGGGCGTGCCCGTGGACGTCTACGTCGCGAAGGACCACGCGTACGTGGTGTCCATCAACGGAAGTGAGGTGCCCGGCGGGCTCACGGTGTTCGACGTGAGCGACCGGGCGCACCCCGTGTTCAAGACGTCCATCAGCATGCCGGGGGACAGCTACTGGAATGGCGTGTGGTCGAAGGGGGATGCGCTGTACATCGCCAGTGGCGCCTCGGGCGTCATCGTCTTCGACATCTCGAATCCCGGCGCGCCCACCTACGTGCGCAATGTCCCGGGTGGCTCGGCCATCGACGTGCACACGGTGCTGGTGGACGGGGACCGGCTCTACGCCATGTCACCGTCGCCCAACGCGGAGACGCTCATCTTCGACGTGTCCACGCCGCTGGAGCCGCGGCTCCTCGGGAGGCATGTGCTCGGTGTGCCGGGCTATCCGCATGACGCCTTCGCCCATGGGAATCGGCTGTACATCAGCCACGGGACGGGCGGGTACCAGGTGGTCGATGTCAGCGACCCGGCCAACGTGAAGCTCCTGGGAGGCTACGCGTTCGACGGGATGTTCGCCCACCACAACGCGGTGGGCACCTTCGCGGGCCAGACGATTGCCTTCGAGGGTGGCGAGCGCCTGGGCGCCCACGTGCGCGTGCTGCAGGTGGATGACCCGGCGCACATCGTGAAGATTGGCGAGTTCAAGCTTCGCGACGTCACGTCCGTGCACAACCTCATCCTCAAGGACCAGCGGCTCTACGTCGCCTGGTACCAGGAGGGCGTGCGCGTGCTGGACGTGTCCAATCCCACGCAGCCGCGCCAGGTGGCCCACTTCAACACCTTCCGCGATACGGACCCGAGGTCGGGCTCGGGGATGTACGAGGGCGTGCTCGGCATCCGCGTGCCCGGGGACGGGTATGTGTACGTCGTCGACGACGTGCGCGGCCTGTTCATCTTTCCGGAGCTGTAG
- a CDS encoding LVIVD repeat-containing protein, with product MQPARAAWTVVLACAASVLGCDPPVETPWDGSYVAMEERGDWVDTGPLSTCHVLEDSDATTCGSLESFDLSACKRRTLEDLDRQGVFRAELRYEPRGGNATTRAAPAGFKLGWNGAPELVLGAPPVAGTWSARTLYFSSRDGDALRTFVACNAVNERVLTGCFSVCRNGRLEEAATFRAERMSRFQGEAEAGGGMRLLSEAFVAAGRPVDVLVTKGHAFVISESRPGNPGGLTVFDVRGEQAPVAVATLSPEGNADWKNATVLDDTLYVATADSGIAVVDITEPSRPSLVRTVPDGSVRVGSVSVDGARLYATVETPERATLVFDVSSPLVPRLVGNVSLAVAANDGGRLYTGHGSVAREGRLYVNQQQDGFKVADISNPDRASLLGKYTYPYGSSAASAVGTFANRVIAFELGRGLGSRLRVLDASEPASIQKIGEYGLRQVVSPRSLELRGSRLYVAYHQEGLRVLDVSTPTRVREVAWFNTYRETDAGRGDAMEEGATGLHVPGDGRVYVVDTARGLLVLNEPP from the coding sequence ATGCAGCCTGCTCGCGCCGCGTGGACGGTTGTGCTGGCCTGCGCCGCATCCGTGCTCGGATGCGACCCGCCTGTGGAGACGCCGTGGGACGGCAGCTATGTGGCCATGGAGGAGCGGGGAGACTGGGTGGACACCGGTCCCCTCTCCACCTGCCACGTGCTGGAGGACAGTGACGCGACGACCTGCGGCTCGCTGGAGTCGTTCGACCTGTCCGCGTGCAAGCGACGCACGCTGGAGGACCTGGACCGCCAGGGCGTGTTCCGCGCGGAGTTGCGCTATGAGCCGCGCGGCGGCAATGCGACGACGCGGGCCGCGCCCGCGGGCTTCAAGCTGGGATGGAATGGCGCGCCGGAGCTCGTGCTCGGGGCTCCGCCGGTGGCGGGCACGTGGAGCGCGCGGACGCTCTACTTCTCCAGCCGCGACGGGGACGCGCTCCGCACCTTCGTGGCCTGCAACGCGGTGAACGAGCGCGTGCTCACCGGTTGCTTCTCTGTGTGCAGGAATGGCCGGCTGGAGGAAGCGGCCACCTTCCGCGCGGAGCGCATGAGCCGCTTCCAGGGCGAGGCCGAAGCGGGCGGCGGAATGCGCCTGCTCTCCGAGGCCTTCGTCGCGGCGGGCCGGCCCGTGGACGTGCTCGTCACGAAGGGCCATGCCTTCGTCATCTCGGAGAGCCGGCCGGGCAACCCCGGTGGGCTCACCGTGTTCGACGTGCGCGGCGAGCAGGCGCCCGTGGCCGTGGCGACGCTGAGCCCGGAGGGGAACGCGGACTGGAAGAACGCCACGGTGCTGGATGACACGCTCTACGTGGCCACCGCGGACTCCGGCATCGCGGTGGTGGACATCACCGAGCCGTCTCGGCCGTCGCTCGTGCGCACCGTGCCGGACGGGAGTGTGCGGGTGGGCAGCGTGAGCGTGGATGGAGCGCGGCTCTACGCCACCGTGGAGACGCCCGAGCGCGCGACGCTGGTGTTCGACGTGTCGTCGCCCCTCGTGCCGAGGCTGGTGGGGAATGTCTCGCTGGCAGTGGCGGCAAACGATGGGGGCCGCCTCTACACAGGACACGGGTCCGTGGCCCGCGAGGGGCGCCTCTACGTCAATCAGCAACAGGACGGCTTCAAGGTCGCGGACATCAGCAACCCGGACCGGGCGTCGCTGCTGGGGAAGTATACGTACCCGTATGGAAGCAGCGCCGCGAGCGCGGTGGGCACCTTCGCCAACCGCGTGATTGCGTTCGAGCTGGGCCGGGGCCTGGGCTCGCGGCTGCGCGTGCTGGACGCGAGCGAGCCCGCCTCCATCCAGAAGATTGGTGAGTACGGCCTGCGCCAGGTCGTGTCCCCGCGAAGCCTGGAGCTGCGGGGCAGCCGCCTCTACGTGGCGTACCACCAGGAGGGACTGCGCGTGCTGGACGTGTCCACTCCGACGCGCGTGCGCGAGGTGGCGTGGTTCAACACGTACCGCGAGACGGACGCGGGCCGGGGAGATGCGATGGAGGAGGGTGCCACCGGACTCCACGTTCCCGGAGATGGCCGGGTGTATGTGGTGGACACGGCGCGTGGACTGCTCGTGCTGAATGAGCCGCCGTAG
- a CDS encoding LVIVD repeat-containing protein, which yields MSPRAARALLVLACAASLSACSKDPEDTPSPDPSAYDGPWTPLAENGEWVDPGVLSTCSVLSDNIACGSETTFDLSRCDTASLAGLERAGAIYRAEIRYEVAGASGGVEHAPGSGGFQLDASGQPVLVMGQPQSQSLVDSGKFLVSSVYQRAGNIVDRFTFAGCNATGPRTLTGCMSWCRNGQLRYRATFRAERMTWRTGESESSGLTLTSESFVERGLPVDVYVTKRHAYVVSIPSGAEGGGLTVFDVSNPRRPVRRIALDQPNDNYWNGVWAKDDALYIASAANGVLVYDISNPDSPTFVRRSNVPGISGALNVHTVFVEGSRLYAMAPSSRETLIFDISSPLDPRLLARYAYPNGTGYPHDAFAYEGRLYVNHTEDGYLAVDVTGATPKLLGRYTYGHSYSHANAVGTFNGRTVAFEGGETMGAHLRVLDVTNPKSIAKVGEYKLRGLTSIHNMVLRDTRLYVAYYHEGVRVLDVADPSKPREVAYFNTYRETDPGRSDGMYDGAIGMRVPGDGHIYVVDSARGLLLFDEL from the coding sequence ATGTCACCCCGTGCCGCGCGAGCACTGCTCGTGCTCGCCTGTGCCGCGTCGCTGTCCGCATGTTCGAAGGACCCGGAGGACACGCCGTCCCCCGACCCCTCTGCGTATGACGGCCCATGGACGCCGCTCGCGGAGAATGGCGAGTGGGTGGACCCAGGCGTCCTGTCCACGTGCTCCGTGCTTTCGGACAACATCGCCTGCGGCTCGGAGACCACCTTCGACCTGTCGAGATGTGACACCGCCTCGCTCGCGGGGCTGGAGCGTGCGGGCGCCATCTACCGCGCGGAGATTCGCTACGAGGTCGCCGGCGCCTCGGGCGGCGTGGAGCACGCCCCGGGCAGCGGCGGCTTCCAGCTCGACGCCTCCGGACAGCCGGTGCTCGTCATGGGGCAGCCGCAGTCCCAGTCGCTCGTGGACTCAGGGAAGTTCCTCGTCTCGTCCGTGTACCAGCGCGCCGGCAACATCGTGGACCGCTTCACCTTCGCCGGCTGCAATGCCACCGGGCCGCGCACGCTCACCGGCTGCATGTCCTGGTGCCGCAACGGCCAGCTCCGCTACCGCGCCACCTTCCGCGCGGAGCGCATGACGTGGCGCACAGGCGAGTCCGAGTCCTCGGGCCTCACGCTCACCTCCGAGTCCTTCGTGGAGCGCGGCCTCCCCGTGGACGTCTACGTCACCAAACGCCACGCCTACGTCGTCTCCATTCCCAGCGGCGCCGAGGGCGGCGGCCTCACCGTCTTCGACGTGAGCAACCCGCGCCGCCCCGTGCGGCGAATTGCGCTGGACCAGCCCAATGACAACTATTGGAATGGCGTGTGGGCGAAGGACGACGCGCTCTACATCGCCAGCGCCGCCAATGGCGTGCTCGTCTACGACATCAGCAACCCGGACAGCCCCACCTTCGTGCGCCGCTCCAACGTGCCCGGCATCAGCGGCGCGCTCAACGTGCACACCGTCTTCGTCGAGGGCAGCCGCCTCTACGCCATGGCGCCGTCGTCTCGCGAGACGCTCATCTTCGACATCTCGAGCCCGCTCGACCCGCGGCTCCTCGCCCGCTACGCCTATCCCAACGGGACGGGCTACCCGCATGACGCCTTCGCGTACGAAGGCCGGCTCTACGTCAACCACACCGAGGACGGCTACCTCGCGGTGGACGTGACGGGTGCGACGCCGAAGCTGCTGGGTAGGTACACCTACGGGCACTCGTACAGCCACGCCAACGCAGTGGGCACGTTCAACGGGCGCACCGTCGCCTTCGAGGGTGGCGAGACGATGGGCGCGCACCTGCGCGTGCTGGACGTCACCAACCCCAAGAGCATCGCCAAGGTGGGCGAGTACAAGCTGCGCGGCCTCACGTCCATTCACAACATGGTGCTGCGGGACACGCGCCTGTACGTCGCGTACTACCACGAGGGCGTGCGCGTGCTGGACGTGGCGGACCCGTCGAAGCCTCGCGAGGTGGCGTACTTCAACACCTACCGCGAGACGGACCCGGGCCGCTCGGATGGCATGTACGACGGGGCCATTGGCATGCGCGTGCCCGGTGATGGACACATCTACGTCGTGGATTCCGCTCGCGGGCTGCTTCTGTTCGACGAGTTGTAG
- a CDS encoding LVIVD repeat-containing protein — translation MTLRASVLFAALAASLSACSKDEPEPVPYDGPWAPLEETGDWVDPGSLAECSVPNPYGNCGTLPTFDISTCDLSSLSTLERNGAIYRAELRYETTTGIEPGLGGFEFAADGSLLRVMGLEPSASQVSSDMLLLSSKDTDRFTFIGCKATGPRTLTGCFAWCRDNRLRHRATFRAERMTWREGETESSGLTLVSESHVELGKPADVYVTQGHAYVVSITRGERHGGLTVFDLSDARHPVQTAALELPGDFYWNGVWSKDNALYVASQQAGVLVYDITDPAHPAFVRRATVPGKYGAINVHTVFVEGDRLYAMAPSSVETYIFDISNPLEPQLVSRYALPESRGYPHDAFAYEGRLYINHTYDGFLVVDPRGEEPKLLGKYNYPYSFSHANAVGTFNGRTIAFEGGENLGAHLRVLDVTNPASIAKVGEYKLRNLNSIHNMVLRGSRLYVAHYQEGVRVLDVADPSKPREVAYYNTFRESDPDRTDGMYEGAIGMRVPGDGHIYVIDTSRGLLLFDEQ, via the coding sequence ATGACCTTGCGTGCCTCCGTGCTGTTCGCCGCGCTCGCCGCGTCGCTGTCCGCCTGCTCCAAGGACGAACCCGAGCCTGTTCCCTATGACGGCCCCTGGGCGCCGCTGGAGGAAACCGGTGACTGGGTGGACCCCGGCTCCCTGGCCGAGTGCTCCGTGCCGAATCCGTATGGCAACTGCGGCACGCTGCCCACCTTCGACATCTCCACGTGTGACCTGAGCTCGCTCTCGACGCTGGAGCGCAACGGCGCCATCTATCGCGCGGAGCTGCGCTACGAGACCACGACCGGAATCGAGCCGGGCCTCGGCGGCTTCGAGTTCGCCGCCGATGGCTCCCTGCTGAGGGTCATGGGCCTGGAGCCCTCCGCGTCGCAGGTGTCGTCCGACATGCTGCTCCTGTCGTCGAAGGACACGGACCGCTTCACCTTCATCGGCTGCAAGGCCACGGGGCCGCGTACGCTCACAGGGTGCTTCGCGTGGTGCCGCGACAACCGGCTCCGCCACCGCGCCACCTTCCGCGCCGAGCGCATGACGTGGCGCGAGGGCGAGACCGAGTCCTCCGGCCTCACGCTCGTGTCCGAGTCACACGTGGAGCTCGGCAAGCCGGCGGACGTGTACGTCACCCAGGGCCACGCCTATGTCGTCTCCATCACCCGGGGAGAGCGCCACGGGGGCCTCACCGTCTTCGACCTGAGTGACGCGCGGCACCCCGTGCAGACCGCGGCCCTGGAGCTGCCCGGCGACTTCTACTGGAACGGCGTCTGGTCGAAGGACAACGCGCTCTACGTCGCGAGCCAGCAGGCGGGCGTGCTCGTCTATGACATCACCGACCCGGCCCACCCCGCCTTCGTGCGCCGCGCCACCGTGCCCGGCAAGTACGGCGCCATCAACGTCCACACCGTCTTCGTCGAGGGAGACCGGCTCTACGCCATGGCCCCCTCCAGCGTGGAGACATACATCTTCGACATCTCCAACCCGCTCGAGCCGCAGCTCGTCTCCCGCTACGCCCTGCCCGAGTCGAGGGGCTATCCGCATGACGCCTTCGCGTACGAAGGCCGCCTCTACATCAACCACACCTACGACGGCTTCCTCGTCGTGGACCCGCGGGGCGAGGAGCCCAAGCTGCTCGGCAAGTACAACTACCCCTACTCCTTCAGCCACGCCAACGCGGTGGGCACGTTCAACGGGCGCACCATCGCCTTCGAGGGCGGAGAGAACCTGGGCGCGCACCTGCGCGTGCTCGACGTCACCAACCCCGCGAGCATCGCCAAGGTGGGCGAGTACAAGCTGAGGAACCTCAACTCCATCCACAACATGGTGCTGCGGGGCTCGCGTCTCTATGTCGCGCACTATCAGGAGGGCGTGCGCGTGCTCGACGTCGCGGACCCGTCGAAGCCTCGCGAGGTCGCGTACTACAACACCTTCCGCGAGTCGGACCCGGACCGCACCGACGGCATGTACGAAGGCGCCATCGGCATGCGCGTGCCCGGTGATGGACACATCTACGTCATCGACACGTCGCGCGGGCTGCTCCTCTTCGACGAACAGTAG
- a CDS encoding LVIVD repeat-containing protein — protein MSLFPRSPWALLCACALSLLALSACTDSPDPEPGKDAGTVDAGRDSGTPEDSGIDSGALNDAGSDDAGTFDSGTTDDAGTDDAGTDSGTPDAGPEPWDGGYTVLAETGNWVDRGPYAPCAFNSVGDPSTVACNDLSRYDLSQCSPDALDSVPRHGIYMTDLRAERRLADGGTRVTPSFVGFQLRADGGTDTLSGMPLVQRQTDDGTFFVVGKNTITGAVTALAGCKVPTPGIVTGCFARCIDGKFASTGTFEAHDVATHPGEAESSGGLELLSESPVALGMPADVFVAKHHAYVVSFYRAGIDGGLTVFDVSDPRHPIFKSSISLPGDNYWNGVWAKGDALYIASLDSGLLVYDITHPEAPEFIRSFTTGPEGVHTVLVDGDRLYAMSLNSATYVFDVSNPLSPVLLQSISLPEALSSGGPHDAFAYEGRLYVSNGFGGLSVLDVNDLENVRHLGQFVHGGGAYAHHSEVGTFAGRTIAFEGGETNGAHLRVLDITDPAHIVKMGEFRMRPVTSIHNFLLRGTRLYVAWYQEGLRVLDVSNPTKPRQVAHYNTFRESDPGRTDNLLQGAFGIRVPGDGAVYVVDSARGLLVFNEP, from the coding sequence ATGTCATTGTTCCCGCGCTCGCCGTGGGCGCTCTTGTGCGCCTGCGCATTGAGCCTGCTCGCGCTCTCCGCCTGTACCGACTCGCCCGACCCGGAGCCCGGGAAGGACGCCGGAACGGTGGATGCGGGCAGGGACTCCGGTACTCCCGAAGACTCGGGCATCGACTCTGGAGCGCTCAACGACGCGGGCTCCGATGACGCAGGCACTTTCGACTCCGGCACTACCGACGACGCGGGCACCGACGATGCAGGCACCGACTCCGGCACTCCCGACGCGGGACCGGAGCCCTGGGACGGCGGCTACACGGTGCTCGCGGAGACGGGCAACTGGGTGGACCGTGGACCGTATGCCCCGTGTGCCTTCAACTCCGTTGGCGACCCGAGCACCGTCGCCTGTAATGACCTGTCCCGCTACGACTTGTCACAGTGCTCGCCGGACGCGCTCGACTCCGTCCCGCGGCACGGCATCTACATGACGGACCTGCGCGCGGAGCGGCGCCTCGCGGACGGTGGAACTCGCGTCACTCCGTCCTTCGTCGGCTTCCAGCTCCGTGCCGATGGCGGCACCGACACGCTGAGCGGCATGCCGCTCGTGCAGCGGCAGACGGACGACGGGACGTTCTTCGTCGTCGGGAAGAACACCATCACCGGCGCGGTGACGGCGCTCGCGGGCTGCAAGGTGCCCACGCCCGGAATCGTCACCGGCTGCTTCGCCCGCTGCATCGACGGGAAGTTCGCGTCCACGGGCACCTTCGAAGCCCACGACGTGGCCACACATCCCGGCGAGGCCGAGTCCTCCGGTGGACTGGAGCTGCTCTCCGAATCGCCCGTGGCACTCGGGATGCCCGCGGACGTCTTCGTCGCGAAGCACCACGCGTATGTCGTCTCCTTCTACCGGGCCGGCATCGACGGCGGCCTCACCGTCTTCGACGTGAGCGACCCGCGCCACCCCATCTTCAAGTCCTCCATCAGCCTGCCCGGTGACAACTACTGGAACGGCGTCTGGGCCAAGGGCGACGCGCTCTACATCGCGAGCCTCGACTCCGGCCTCCTCGTCTACGACATCACCCACCCCGAGGCCCCGGAGTTCATCCGAAGCTTCACCACCGGCCCCGAGGGCGTGCACACCGTGCTCGTGGATGGCGACCGGCTCTACGCCATGTCGCTCAACAGCGCGACCTACGTATTCGACGTGTCCAACCCGCTGAGCCCCGTGCTCCTCCAGAGCATCTCGCTGCCGGAAGCACTGTCCTCGGGAGGCCCGCATGACGCCTTCGCGTACGAGGGCCGCCTCTACGTGAGCAACGGCTTCGGCGGCCTGTCCGTCCTCGACGTCAACGACCTGGAGAACGTGCGGCACCTGGGCCAGTTCGTCCACGGCGGCGGCGCCTACGCGCACCACAGCGAGGTGGGCACCTTCGCCGGCCGCACCATCGCCTTCGAGGGTGGAGAGACGAACGGCGCGCACCTGCGCGTGCTCGACATCACCGACCCCGCGCACATCGTGAAGATGGGCGAGTTCCGCATGCGCCCCGTCACCTCCATCCACAACTTCCTCCTCCGGGGCACGCGGCTGTACGTCGCCTGGTACCAGGAGGGGCTGCGCGTGCTGGACGTGTCCAACCCCACGAAGCCGCGACAGGTCGCCCACTACAACACCTTCCGCGAGAGCGACCCCGGACGGACGGACAACCTCCTCCAGGGAGCCTTCGGCATCCGCGTGCCCGGTGACGGGGCCGTGTACGTCGTCGACTCCGCGCGCGGCCTGCTCGTCTTCAACGAGCCATGA
- a CDS encoding LVIVD repeat-containing protein produces MLPTRPAWALVLAYSIALSGCDDDPQPTPTADAGTEGAWDGGYTVLEEHGDYTEDPGVLAPCSFLPAVGTTPDTCPEPSQFDLSACNRASLGSLPRDGKYRLLVRQEIPLEDGGSRGSAFTTAITLRSDGGPDTLADTLITSKVQEGGDFRLYTETLQADGGSNRHLFLGCQVTAPDRFTGCWGRCVNGRVRARATFDAYRMTWPNGNGEPESSGGLDLVSESYVAQGLPVDIYVAKEHAYVVSIHFASRPGKAGGLTVFDVKDRKHPVLKKVISLPADNYWNGVWAKGDALYVASESTGIVVFDISDPGNPAFVRSVPSGAAPLNIHTVLVDGDRLYGMAPSPEGSTFVFDVSRPLEPVLSQKIHFPPTASYDGPHDAFAYGGRLYINHTSAGYYVADVSNLEDVKLLGSYAYANSFSHHNAVGTFAGRTIAFEGAEGPGTHLRVLDVTDPAHIVKIGEYKKRPVTSIHNMLLVGSRLYIAWYHEGVRVLDVSNPTRPHEVAHFNTFRETDPERSDDTYEGAMGIRVPGDGYVYAVDTSRGLMIFKQP; encoded by the coding sequence ATGCTCCCGACCCGACCTGCCTGGGCGTTGGTGCTCGCCTACTCCATCGCACTTTCCGGCTGTGATGACGACCCCCAGCCCACGCCCACCGCCGATGCCGGTACAGAAGGGGCCTGGGATGGCGGCTACACCGTGCTCGAGGAGCACGGCGACTACACCGAGGACCCCGGCGTGCTCGCGCCGTGCTCCTTCCTTCCCGCCGTGGGCACCACGCCCGACACCTGCCCCGAGCCCTCCCAGTTCGACCTGTCCGCGTGCAACCGCGCGTCGCTCGGCTCGCTGCCCCGGGATGGCAAGTACCGGCTGCTCGTGCGCCAGGAGATTCCGCTCGAGGACGGCGGCAGCCGGGGCTCCGCCTTCACCACCGCCATCACCCTGCGCTCGGACGGCGGGCCCGACACCCTGGCCGATACGCTCATCACCTCGAAGGTGCAGGAGGGCGGAGACTTCCGCCTCTACACGGAGACGCTCCAGGCGGACGGCGGCAGCAACCGTCACCTCTTCCTCGGCTGCCAGGTGACGGCACCGGACCGCTTCACCGGCTGCTGGGGCCGGTGCGTCAACGGCCGTGTCCGCGCTCGCGCCACCTTCGACGCGTACCGCATGACGTGGCCCAATGGGAATGGCGAGCCCGAGTCCTCCGGAGGCCTCGACCTCGTCTCCGAGTCGTACGTGGCGCAGGGCCTGCCCGTGGACATCTACGTCGCGAAGGAGCATGCGTACGTCGTCTCCATCCACTTCGCGTCCCGCCCCGGCAAGGCCGGCGGCCTCACCGTCTTCGACGTGAAGGACCGGAAGCACCCGGTGCTGAAGAAGGTCATCAGCCTGCCGGCGGACAACTACTGGAATGGCGTGTGGGCGAAGGGCGACGCCCTCTACGTGGCCAGCGAGTCCACCGGCATCGTCGTCTTCGACATCTCCGACCCGGGCAACCCCGCCTTCGTGCGCAGCGTGCCCTCGGGTGCCGCGCCCCTCAACATCCACACGGTGCTGGTGGATGGGGACCGGCTCTATGGCATGGCCCCCTCGCCCGAGGGCTCCACGTTCGTCTTCGACGTGTCCCGCCCGCTGGAGCCGGTGCTGAGTCAGAAAATCCACTTCCCGCCCACCGCGTCCTACGACGGGCCGCATGACGCCTTCGCGTACGGCGGCCGCCTCTACATCAACCACACCTCGGCCGGGTACTACGTCGCGGATGTCAGCAACCTCGAGGACGTGAAGCTGCTCGGCAGCTACGCGTATGCCAACAGCTTCAGCCATCACAACGCCGTGGGCACCTTCGCAGGCCGAACCATCGCCTTCGAAGGTGCCGAGGGCCCCGGCACCCATCTGCGCGTGCTCGATGTCACCGACCCGGCGCATATCGTGAAGATTGGCGAGTACAAGAAGCGCCCCGTCACCTCCATCCACAACATGTTGCTGGTGGGCTCGCGCCTCTACATCGCCTGGTATCACGAGGGCGTGCGCGTGCTGGACGTGTCCAACCCCACGCGGCCCCATGAGGTGGCGCACTTCAACACGTTCCGCGAGACGGACCCGGAGCGCAGCGACGACACCTACGAGGGCGCCATGGGCATCCGCGTCCCCGGGGATGGGTATGTGTATGCCGTGGACACGTCTCGCGGGCTGATGATCTTCAAACAGCCGTAG
- a CDS encoding AAA family ATPase, with the protein MPITRLEIAGYRSVRRLSLELGPVNVIVGPNGSGKTNLYRALYLLVAAAEGRLARTLAEEGGTPSVLWAGPRDGKKPVRMTVGVELGDLAYELSCGVVPPVPGEAGHFALDPEVKEEHLWAFSGGRKVVLMERKDRTAFLRDAEGTRVTFPTQLWSAESVMDQLAEPHRFPRLSEVQRMLRAWRFYHQFRTDPDAPMRHPQVGVRTPVLSHDGRDLAAALMTIWEIGDRRALEQGLEDAFPGSRLEVRSPEGRFSLFLHMPGLMRPMGAAELSDGTLRYLCLLAALLSPRPPPFLALNEPETSLHPDLLEPLGRLITRAAKHSQVWVTTHAEPLAKAMSERSHCEPVHLVKHGGATELAAQATGEEE; encoded by the coding sequence ATGCCCATTACTCGGCTGGAGATCGCCGGCTACCGTTCGGTGCGGCGACTGTCATTGGAGCTGGGGCCGGTGAATGTGATTGTCGGGCCCAACGGCAGTGGCAAGACGAACCTGTATCGGGCGCTCTACCTGCTGGTGGCGGCGGCGGAAGGAAGGCTGGCGCGCACGTTGGCGGAGGAGGGCGGTACACCGAGCGTCCTATGGGCGGGCCCGCGTGACGGGAAGAAGCCCGTGCGGATGACGGTGGGCGTGGAATTGGGGGACCTCGCGTACGAGCTGAGCTGCGGCGTCGTCCCGCCGGTGCCGGGCGAGGCGGGGCACTTCGCGCTGGACCCGGAGGTGAAGGAGGAGCACCTGTGGGCCTTCTCGGGAGGGCGCAAGGTGGTGCTGATGGAGCGCAAGGACCGCACGGCCTTCCTGCGGGACGCGGAGGGGACTCGGGTGACCTTCCCCACGCAGCTCTGGAGCGCGGAGTCGGTGATGGACCAGCTCGCCGAGCCGCATCGCTTCCCGCGCCTCTCCGAGGTGCAACGCATGCTGCGAGCGTGGCGCTTCTACCACCAGTTCCGCACGGACCCGGACGCGCCCATGCGGCACCCGCAGGTGGGCGTGCGCACGCCGGTGCTGTCGCATGACGGAAGGGATTTGGCTGCGGCGCTGATGACCATCTGGGAGATTGGCGACCGGCGCGCGCTGGAGCAGGGCCTGGAGGATGCGTTCCCTGGCTCACGGCTGGAGGTGCGCTCGCCGGAGGGACGCTTCAGTCTGTTTCTGCACATGCCGGGGCTGATGCGGCCAATGGGCGCGGCGGAGTTGTCGGACGGGACGCTGCGCTATCTGTGTCTGCTGGCGGCGCTCCTGAGCCCGAGGCCGCCACCGTTCCTGGCCTTGAACGAGCCGGAGACGAGCCTGCACCCGGACCTGCTGGAGCCGCTGGGCCGGCTCATCACCCGGGCGGCGAAGCACAGTCAGGTCTGGGTGACGACGCACGCGGAACCACTGGCGAAGGCGATGTCTGAGCGCTCCCATTGCGAGCCCGTGCACCTGGTGAAGCACGGAGGCGCCACCGAGTTGGCGGCGCAGGCGACGGGTGAGGAGGAATGA